Below is a genomic region from Rhineura floridana isolate rRhiFlo1 chromosome 5, rRhiFlo1.hap2, whole genome shotgun sequence.
aagccttctcgagaggatgggtaggattcgggcaaaaggaaggcaaaacaatgtcctggttgcaatggaacactgaatcaaccttgggacggaaggaaggatcagttttcagtacaacagagtccttatggaagacgcagagatggcgagtggaagacaatgcgcccaactccgaaactcgtctagcagatgtgattgcgatcaggaacaagaccttgaaggacagtatacgaagaggcacagtcctgatgggttcaaacggaggacgttgcaaagcctgcagaaccttcggcaaactccatgagggaaaccgatggacaacagccggagagcgtagggtgactcccctcaaaaaacgtttgatgaacggatgtgaggaaatatgatctccaggggaggacactgagagaatggacgacagagtggacgcatgtcgacgtagggtgttgggtcgaagtcccatcataaagccgctatggagaaattggagcacctgatgcacagtggcctgggatggatcatggtggtgggactgacaccacttggagaaagccacccaggtatgttgataaatacgggtggtagatggtcttctcgaggccaaaataatatcaatcacagcgtcagacagtccagctgacctcaaatgtccccgttcaaacgccacgctgttagattgaaccaagtagggtcctggtgcagtactggaccctgggataaaaggtctggccttactggaagtgtccaaggatccatcattgacattgccagaagatctgaaaaccacggtcggcgtggccaaaatggtgctatcagaaccagctgtgccctttcggttcgcgccttcctcaaggttttggctaacaatggtatgggaggaaaggcgtacaatagaccgtctggccacggtgttgtcagagcatccactgcttctgctgttgagtccaggtatcgggcaaagtacctgggaagctggcaattgcgactggaggcaaacaggtcgactgagagggcgccgaaccgacactggagacgatggaaaatggctgaagtttccattctcccggaaagacctgttgtctgctgagccagtctgctgtcacattccaaatccctctgaggtgctctgctttcagggattgtagatgttgttctgcccagacaaagatgagggaggctaagtcctgcagaggacgagacctggtgcccccctgtctgttcaaatgtgattttacacacgtgttgtctgttcgaatgagcacatgatgcaaagggaacagagactgaaaatgacatagagctaagtggacagcctttagttccagccagttgatgctttgggattgctctgtgttggaccaaaccccctgaacgtactgggagttgcagtgggctccccaacctatgaggctggcatctgtggttacaatggttctgcggggttctctgaacgacgtgcccttggagaggtgttgaaccttggtccaccagcggaaggagaggcgcagtgcggggctcaagcgaactttgcgatggttggagctggcaatgtctttttgaaaaggcaacagaatccattgaaggggccgagtgtgggctcgagcccatggcacaatgtggattgtagatataaacatcccgagcgctctggcgagaagcatgacgtctgcagatgtttgttgcatcagggaccttgcgatgcttgtgatggcagtgatgtgatctggagccaagaaaaccattgcctgcagggtgtccaacattgcccctagatgtagtaggcattgggttggttggagatggcttttgtcgaagttgacaagccagccgtaggcctgcaaaacattgagggtgatcagtaaatgatgatgagccagttcctctgacttggcccgtattagcaaATCATCCAAAtgtgggtagatatgaaccccttgggtccggaggtaagccactaggatgagtagcaccttggtaaacactcttggagcagaggagaggccgaatggcatcgctctatattgaaaatgctggtggccaaaggcaaaccgaagaaactttctgtgggctatgcaaacg
It encodes:
- the LOC133385107 gene encoding uncharacterized protein LOC133385107, whose protein sequence is MQSLPQVPAIPPLNMDQRACHEAHSSGSPDPFDVARGRCSDEVSYAEESTFTDHVEGDDWSDYSDHEEDTSYCLFNTSDYQPLARRVVNTLGLQSAPSTSSAPAIKGAKVLKSPAPTEHYIPVPDPIAKLASEEWAHPLKARRFKNLADRLYALAPDFATKLDVPGIDEPIARLVSRSLLPREGESHLKDTTERQIDFALRKNHEATALAMRASASASIFSRASMMWLDDLLEDANPDPVTLRRALLKLCKTAAFVADATLDATQLGARAMTAQIVARRTLWLRHWQADSAARLNLSRAPYSGSLLFGEEALKAVLVDPKDAHKPVLASVKNSDHRPFRRFPSFRSNQPFRGTRPGGRGRDFRPYDPNAFRGSWNRRFQGRGLRLACQLRQKPSPTNPMPTTSRGNVGHPAGNGFLGSRSHHCHHKHRKVPDATNICRRHASRQSARDVYIYNPHCAMGSSPHSAPSMDSVAFSKRHCQLQPSQSSLEPRTAPLLPLVDQGSTPLQGHVVQRTPQNHCNHRCQPHRLGSPLQLPVRSGGLVQHRAIPKHQLAGTKGCPLSSMSFSVSVPFASCAHSNRQHVCKITFEQTGGHQVSSSAGLSLPHLCLGRTTSTIPESRAPQRDLECDSRLAQQTTGLSGRMETSAIFHRLQCRFGALSVDLFASSRNCQLPRYFARYLDSTAEAVDALTTPWPDGLLYAFPPIPLLAKTLRKARTERAQLVLIAPFWPRRPWFSDLLAMSMMDPWTLPVRPDLLSQGPVLHQDPTWFNLTAWRLNGDI